The Polyangium mundeleinium genome contains the following window.
AGCAGCACGGCCTCGACCTTCGGCGGCGCAGGCGCGTACGCGCCGAGCGCTTCGAGGACCGCGAGCCGGAACGAGCGGGACTTCGTGGTCGCGAGCGGCAAGAGCACGTCGTGCGCGCGCGGCGAGCCCGTGCGACCGAGGAGCCGCACGAGCTCGATCTTCTCGTCGGGCGGGGTCGCCGCGTCGAGCAGCATGGCCCGCGCCGGATCGACCGCGCGCCCGTCGGGCCGCGCCGGATCGAGCAGCTCCGAGGCTGCGCGGATGGCCTCGCGTCGCACGGTGGGATCTGCATCCGACAGGAGTTCGAGCACCGCCGGGAGCGCCTCCGACGAGCCAAGGAGCGCGAGCGCGCGGAGCCCGTGCTTGAGCGGCAAGACGCCCCGCTGCATCGCGCGCACGGTCGGCTCGAGCCCCTCCTTCGCGCCGAGCGCGCCGAGCACGAGCGCCGCGCCCGCCGCCGTGGACGGCGAGGGCGAGCCCGACAGGACCGCGACGAGCTGCGGCGCCGCGCTCTTGCCTGCCGCGACGAGCGCCTCGCGGACCGGCGAACGCGGCGCGGAAGGATCGTCCTTGGCAAGCGCGCCGATGAGCGCACGCACCGCGCTCTCCGAGCCGATGCGGCCGAGCGCCCGCAGCGCCGCGGCGCGCACCTCCCCCGCGCCCGCGCTCCCCTGCCCCGGCCTCACGCCCGGCATGGTGGTGGGCGCGAGGACCGCGTCGCTCCCCGCGTTCGCTTCGAGGAGCGGCGCAATCGCCGCCGTGGCCTCGTCCGAGCGCAGCTTGCCGAGCGCGGTGACGGCCTCGACGCGCACGTCCTGCGAGCCGTCCTGCAGGGCGATCATGAGCGCGCTCGTGGCGCGGGCGTCCCCGAGCTCGCCGAGCGCACGCGCCACAGCGCGACGCACCTCCGGCACGGCGTCCTGCACCTTGCCGATCAGCGGGACGACGGCGCGTGGATCGGCGAGCCTGCCGAGCGCGCGCGCCACCTCGACGCGCACTTCGAGCGCGCTGTCGTCGAGGTGCCCGAGGAGCGGCGAGACCGCATCAGGCAAACCCGAGCTGCCCATGGCCGACGCCGCCGCGACGCGGACCTTCGCGTCGGGATCCCCGAGCACGCGGCCGAGCGCCACGACGCTTCGATCTGTGGGCGATGAGCGAATGACGTCACAGGCCGCGAGCCGGAGCCTCGCGTCGCCCTCGCCGAGCCAACCGATGACGAGGTCCCCCGCGCGCGACAAACGCAGCGCGATGGCCGCCTCGGCTGCGGCGAGCCGCACCTCGACGTCCGGATCACCGAGCGCACGTTGCGCGAGCGGGACGCCGAGCTCCGAGGGGAGCTCGCCGATCCGCTGCGCCGCGGCGCGCCGCTCGGAGACGTCGGGCGAGGCGAGCGAACGAGCGATGCGCTCGGGCACGTTGGGCCAGACGAACGCGTCGGCCGCTCCGCCCGAGAAGAGCGAAAGCGAGACCCCGAGCGAAAGGAGGCCGGCTCGGACGAGGCTACGCATGCGGATCGAGCGCGTGACCGGACGCACGACGCGCACCGTACCATGTTTTGTGGGTCGAGCCGGCGCCTCGCGAAGCGCGAGGTTCAGGAAAGCGGAGGAGGCGGAGCACTGTTCCGCGTGGCGATGGGACGCACGCTCTCCTGTTCACGCACGGGCGTAACCACGCTGGCCGGCGGCTGCGGCTCGGCGGCGGCCGTGCGCTCCTTGGGACGGGCCTTTTCGGGCGGCGGCGCGGCCGCGCGCAGGTTGATGAGCTTGTTCAGGAGGTCGAACCAGAACGGCGCGCCGAGCGCGATCGCGATCGCCGTGAAGAGCCATCCGCCGAAGCGACGCCCGAACCCGCCGAGCGTCGCCGGCACCGAGCGTCGATCACACGAGACCTCGGCCGTCGGCGTGCAGAAAAACGCGCGCCCCTCGGGCCAGCCCATCGGCAACGTGAGCTCGTCGAGGCCCCGCTTCACCGCGACGACGCGCTTGCGCACGAGCTCCTCGGTCTTCTTCTCGTCGACGAAGACCTCGGACGGCTTTGCGTTCGCGTTCGCCTTTTGCTCCGCCGCGACTTCTGCGGCCGTCTTCACCACGGCCGACTCCGACTTCACGCTCTCGGCCACCGCCGTCGCCACGGACTCGCGCAGTACGGCGTCGCGGTTGAGGCTGTCGAGGACGAGGAACGTATCCACGTTCAGCACGACGGCCGCGAAGAGCCCCACGGCGACGATCAGGGTGTGCGCCGTCCGCTTGTACCAGCCGGAGACGCTGTCCATCGCGCGATCGAACCAGGCGGCGATCTGCTGGTTTGCGTCCTCGAGCGTCTTGACGCTCGCGTCCGACACGAGCGCCGTGAGCGCGACGCGCGTATCCTCCTCGAAGTCCTTCGCCTCAGCGAGACGCTTCTTGAAATCGTCGAGGGTCACCGCGCCCTTCTTCGTCGCGCCCTCACCTCCGCCCTCGACCTTCGGCCAGAGGCTGCGGAAGAAGCCTCGGAGCGCGCGGAGCGGGATCGCGAGGATGCCGCGAAGCAGGCCCATGCGCTCCGGCCGTCGTGATTGATCCGTGCCGTCCTTCCATCCCGTGACCGTGTCGATGAGCGCGCGCGCGAAGAGGTCCGACGGGATGTACGAGGGGTCGCTGTCGTTGTCCTTCGTCAAACCGTCGATCAGCGGATGTGCGTACACCTTGTCCGTCAGCGTGCGGTCCTTGAGGAGCCGCTCGATGCCTTGCCGCAGCGTGACGGAGCGCAGCGACAGGATGCCGGAGATCGCCTCCGTGACGGCCGAGGCGATCACGCTGAGCAGCATGAAGACAAAGGAGATCCCGATCGCGACGTCGAGGATGGTCGATATGGACACGGCTACCTCCTCGCCGGCGGGACGCCCTGCCACGGGCCTCCCGGCGCCCCTGCCCCCCATGACCACGGACGCCGAGCCGACACGCTCATGGTCTCAGAGGATCCTCCGCCACGCAATCGATGCCAGGACAAAGAAAGGCCGCACTCGGGGGCCGCCTTCGAATCGACCTCCTCTCGCTTGGCCAAGGACACGAAACTCGTGGTACGACGAGGCGTGGCCGACCATCGCGCCCGCCCCACCGTCCGCCCGCAGAGGCTCGCGCTCGGCGTCCTGGCTCGTGCTCCGATCGCGGGTACGACGAAGCCTCGCCTCTCTCCACCGCTCTCCCCCGAGGCCGCAGCGGAATTCGCGTCGGCCCTCCTCGGCGACGCGCTGAACATGCTGGCCATCCTGCCGATGGCATATCGCGCGGTGCTCAGCGTGTCCGACGAGGAGAGCGCAGCGCTGCAAAAGCTCATGCCCGGACGATGGCAACACGTCGTCTCGGCCGGCACGACGAGCGTGGAACAGCGGCTCGGCCACGGGCTCGCGCACCTCTTCACGTCGGGCGCCGAGGCCGCGGTGATCGTCACGACCGACGCGCCGTTCATGCCGCTCGACGAGATCTTCGAAGGCCTGCTCTGGCTCGCCGCCAAGCGAAAGCGCCTGCTGCTCGGGCCGACGGGGCCGGGCGGCCTTTACCTCCTCGGCACGACGCAACCCGAGCCCGCGCTCTTCGACGGCGTCGACTGGACGTCGCCCGGCGTGCTCGAACGCGCGACAAAACGCGCCGCGGAGCTCGGGCTGGAGACGCAGCTCCTCAAGCCGACCTACGAGATCGATACGCCCGAGGATCTCGATCGTTTCGCCCGAGATCTCTCGAGCGGCACGGGCGGCCCGGGGATGGCCGTGCCCGCGTGCGCCGCGTTTCTGGCGCGCACGGGCATCCGCCCTTTGAATCGCTGAACGGGTTTTACTCGGCGTCCGCGGCCGAAGCGGGCTGATACCCCGCGGCCCACGAGCGGCTCACCGGCGCCACGCGATCGGAGGGACGCGGATACGTGTCGCGATCGAGCCCGTCGCCGAACATGCGCAAAAGGGCCTCGGCCTGCTCCAGCGCGGCCGGCGTGTCGACGTCGATCCACCGCGCGTCGCCCGCGTCGCACGCGAAAAACATCCCCTCGTCGGCGAGCGCACGCACGCCCTCCGAGAGCGAACAATCGCCCTTCGCCGTGTACACGCGATCCAGCGCTTCGACAAGCGAGGGGCCGATGCGGAACACGCCCGTGTCGAGCGCGTCGTAGGCCGCGATCTCCTTGCCGATGTCCACGATGCGCCCGCGCTCGACGCGCACCTTCGTGGCGTCGTCGAGGTCGAAGCAACGCGGGATGTCGTAATCGACGGCGAGCGCGGCCGCGCGGCTCGGCAGGTCGAGCGCGGCGAGCCGACGCACGATCGCCGGCGCGTACAGGTGGTCGGCCATCGTGAGCAGCGTCCCCGGGATGACGTGCTCACGCGCGGCGAGCAGCGACACACCGTTCTTGCGCTCGTACTGCGTGTTGCTCACGAACGAGATCGACAGGCCGAGGGAGCTCTCGCCGAGCGCGCGGCGAATGAGCTCTTCCTTGTACCCCGTGACCACCACGACCTCGCGGATCCCCTCGGCGCGCAGCGTGCGGAGGATGCGAACCAGAAGCGGAACCCCGGCGACCGGCTTGAGGGGCT
Protein-coding sequences here:
- a CDS encoding TIGR04282 family arsenosugar biosynthesis glycosyltransferase translates to MADHRARPTVRPQRLALGVLARAPIAGTTKPRLSPPLSPEAAAEFASALLGDALNMLAILPMAYRAVLSVSDEESAALQKLMPGRWQHVVSAGTTSVEQRLGHGLAHLFTSGAEAAVIVTTDAPFMPLDEIFEGLLWLAAKRKRLLLGPTGPGGLYLLGTTQPEPALFDGVDWTSPGVLERATKRAAELGLETQLLKPTYEIDTPEDLDRFARDLSSGTGGPGMAVPACAAFLARTGIRPLNR
- a CDS encoding phosphocholine cytidylyltransferase family protein; protein product: MLEKRTMERAIVLAAGTGSRLVSGEIAPKPLKPVAGVPLLVRILRTLRAEGIREVVVVTGYKEELIRRALGESSLGLSISFVSNTQYERKNGVSLLAAREHVIPGTLLTMADHLYAPAIVRRLAALDLPSRAAALAVDYDIPRCFDLDDATKVRVERGRIVDIGKEIAAYDALDTGVFRIGPSLVEALDRVYTAKGDCSLSEGVRALADEGMFFACDAGDARWIDVDTPAALEQAEALLRMFGDGLDRDTYPRPSDRVAPVSRSWAAGYQPASAADAE
- a CDS encoding HEAT repeat domain-containing protein, which translates into the protein MRSLVRAGLLSLGVSLSLFSGGAADAFVWPNVPERIARSLASPDVSERRAAAQRIGELPSELGVPLAQRALGDPDVEVRLAAAEAAIALRLSRAGDLVIGWLGEGDARLRLAACDVIRSSPTDRSVVALGRVLGDPDAKVRVAAASAMGSSGLPDAVSPLLGHLDDSALEVRVEVARALGRLADPRAVVPLIGKVQDAVPEVRRAVARALGELGDARATSALMIALQDGSQDVRVEAVTALGKLRSDEATAAIAPLLEANAGSDAVLAPTTMPGVRPGQGSAGAGEVRAAALRALGRIGSESAVRALIGALAKDDPSAPRSPVREALVAAGKSAAPQLVAVLSGSPSPSTAAGAALVLGALGAKEGLEPTVRAMQRGVLPLKHGLRALALLGSSEALPAVLELLSDADPTVRREAIRAASELLDPARPDGRAVDPARAMLLDAATPPDEKIELVRLLGRTGSPRAHDVLLPLATTKSRSFRLAVLEALGAYAPAPPKVEAVLLDAIADDAADVRLAAAASIARAGGPSAAAKLLERLQVAAEQDRGAIGLALAGALSRATDPALAARVGAALPSSPDVARDALLEGLGRMRGEASSKVLRGFVASGIDDRRKVAEALAGHPEAASVLVPLLGDADPGVRANAAWSLGAVGKKDALAALTRAVTDPDVAVAGNAAGALGRVAAREGAAADVQTSLCRAAADPRPYVRANAVVSLGLAGASCEAGLVMGLLQRDRSEAVRLAAAEALWRDVSRAQTGKETERRALARCAGEDRNATVANRCARPPVRTPGTDDVLVFVAPDGKDEPLARAPYALVREDGLLRMGIADRRGAFFEFQVPKGTIRLAVPAQLAR